GGTCCCAGAGTACAGTGACTTCTTCGGGCGGGCCGTGGCTGAAGACGGGGAGGCCGTCTACATCGGGCTCAGCTCCGGCCTGAGCGGCTCATTGAACAACGCGGTGGCCGCCGCCGGGCTCCCCGAACTCAACGGCCGGGTGCGCGTCGTCGACAGCCTGGGGGCTTCGGTCGGCCTGGGATTGATCGTCCTGAAGGCGGCCGACCTGGCGGAGGCCGGTTCCTCGGCGGCCGAAATCGCCGCCGAGCTCGGGTACCATCGGGCGACTGTGAGTCACCTCTTCATCCTCGACACCCTTGAGTTCGCCCGCAAGACCCTGGCCAAAGTCCAGGGGCGGCGCAAGGCCGTCGGCCGGCTGTTCGAGGAGATGGAACGGCTCGGCGCCAACCCGGCCGGGCGCCGCGTCGGCGTCAACCATGCCGACGACCCGGAGACGGCCGCCGCTCTGGTCGAACGCTTCAAGTCGCAATATCGCGCCGGCGAGGTCGTGGTCGGCGAAATCGGTCCGACCGTCGGTTCGCACGTCGGCCCC
This DNA window, taken from Bacillota bacterium, encodes the following:
- a CDS encoding DegV family protein; translated protein: MADRRPTTILCDSCCDLPRGLLEARKIKLIPLTVIFDTEEYKDGVDISPPEFYARVRRDGAIPHTSQITVPEYSDFFGRAVAEDGEAVYIGLSSGLSGSLNNAVAAAGLPELNGRVRVVDSLGASVGLGLIVLKAADLAEAGSSAAEIAAELGYHRATVSHLFILDTLEFARKTLAKVQGRRKAVGRLFEEMERLGANPAGRRVGVNHADDPETAAALVERFKSQYRAGEVVVGEIGPTVGSHVGPGCVSIFFEGPVNRGY